From the genome of Malus sylvestris chromosome 13, drMalSylv7.2, whole genome shotgun sequence:
CATTTAGTTCATGGGCTTCCTAACCTAGGTCGGTCAAGTCATGCTGCGAGACGAGTAATTGAATCCTAgcacaataaggagtctcggcaagacATGGATAGAAGTGAATCCGGTTTGATAAAGGACTGGGTTCAAAgtcatagtgaaaataggatTGGTCGAGATGGTGTGTGATGAGAAGAAGAAATCCTAATCCAAGTAGGGTTGTAACTCGGTCTAGAAAGTGCctggtgctataaatagaagaggctgtgcatcgttcaagatcccctccaattcaacagacAACTGCCATGTGCAAATTCTcttaacaaccttgagattttttccttttcttttttcgccaacacaccttcagtttggataaacaacactgtgaaggcaaccggtgatatcttcagtcggcatagataacaCTGTCACGGTAGAACCAGCTAGTCTCGCAGCATCTTTAGTCGGCATAGATAACACTGCGTCGAgggtgactggttatctatctaagtcttgatcgagaaggatttttgaaaatccttgttggtcgaggtcatctcattagccttctcggcgaagtgaggtgttacaatttATTAGGCTCAACACATTGCATGCCGAgttagtttatgattggatactcttaagtgggatttagagttcggcattccgacggtcgaaccacgtttattgttaagacatatatccgctttgagtatttgtgcccttacactttggtgtcgattcggcataAGTTTACTTTGACGAATACCATCATTGTGATCGAATCCAACGgtgacgatttgtgaacttcgtaagaatagtagccttgtcttcaggtttgaGAACCTAAGAGgccgagacatgttccttcctcggtcgcaatcgcaagacgcaaaAGTCAGCcgtgcacccaacgcaacatcaacaaattttactcctcggccgagctcagccgacgagttggcacgccccgcattcaaccgagggatgtagttagcttatagattactcggcttgcgtgccacgtaggcttggtagtttttagggtcaacagtctCTTGAGTTTTTTGCTaagaaaattttttttttgctaaaaatTGGCAACTAGGAGGAACCTAACAGAGCAAAAGTAAACCCCAGAAGATGAATAAGAACGGAAAAGGCGTTACTGGGTTGGCCTCCTATTAAATTGGGTAGCATGGAAAGCAAAAGCAGGCTTAAATAATTACTGATGTCGTTGAATAATTAAAACAATGacaaatatgaaattttacctcatgtgaagcttccgaAATAATGATATCGTGTTCAattcgttaatttttttttctcaatcaacatgtttataGTTTCAATAGTTAGaattttattcaacaatggagTGGAGGGTGAGAGGggttttgataattgaagaagataaataatacgttaaaagtaatttggggtgtatttagaaatttcttattttctttatacCTCATAAGGTCGAAATTGTCATTACATAGTAAGTTACATAACCcacttaatattaaattttaatgtgggaaGCATTCAACATTATGTGGAGTGCTAATAAAACAAGCAAATTATTTTGGGTACTTGTGTAGTAAAAACAAAGTCACCTTCTCACAATTCGTAAGACTACAATCCCCCTACAGAGGTAACAGTTACGATGTCGTCCtccttctttccaaaagaaaaacaaacgcCAATAATAATCTGTTCCTTCTTAAATCAATTGACTCtctatttcttttcttgttatcttttttcttttagggTTTGGTTTAATTATGGCGGACGTCCAAGGTCTCGTGAATGAGCTTGCTACCAGTCTCCGGAAGCGGTGAGTTTTACTATACGTGTGTATCTATGCATGCATGTGCTTTTTTCTTTGTGTGGCTGTTGCTGTTCGTTTTCTTTTGTTACGGCTGTTTATGGATTTTTACGATGGCAGGAAAGTCGAGGGTTCACGGGAGACTGCCCGGCTAACGGCAGAATTGCTTCGGACAGTTATATCGGCACAGAAGTTGCCATCACCTACAAACCAGGCAGCTGCTCTTATTGCGGCGGTAAGAGGCGTTGGCCAGCGGCTTATTGCTGCTAATCCTGTTGGTAtgtcctttattttgttttaggcATACGCTTTTAGTTCTCCACAGCTTtgtgataattttttttgggattttacTGGATTTATCGAGTCTGTATCAAAACTTTTCATGTAGTAGAGTAAATCGTACCAAGCTTTCAATTAAGAAGATGTATATGAATCCCTAGGGGCATGGATTAAAGAACACTAGATACATGAGTAATAAAACACTTACCAAGAACCTAGCGTGTAGATATTCACAACTGGAGAAACAAATTGCGCCTTGATGCAATATTCTCGTAGTCATGTTGATTTAGGTGacatcatcatttaattttGTCGTCTCATCTTCTAGCAAGTAGTTCAATGTATTAGTTGATATGAAAATTCTCTCATACAAACCCTAATGGTGAGTACTAGGTGCGGATGTGACTGATTAGCCAACCGACTCTTGTGTCATATTAGTTGACGTATTTAACATGATTAATATTCTCTTGCTTGACTTCATGTCAAACTGTGCATCTGAATTATTATAATTAACAGTCAAAGTAGTATAATTAATTCGTTGAACTTTTGTGTCAGAATGTGCTGATTAAGGATAACATATTTGATTGCTAGCAATTGTATTACTCTTATAGTTGGAAATTGAATATAGTACATTAgtaattttcaaattatataGGTTCTCAGTCTCATCAAAATTTACATATAGATTTTTGGTTATGTCTAATGATGACAGAATGATACATATAAATTAGGTAGCGGAATTCAGAGGTTAGCATTCTGAGTTTGCCCCAAGTCTTGTTCATATACATGAGAATCTTGTGCAATTAGTTATATAGCTAATACTTTGTTATTTcgttataaattatataatgatCATGTTGACATGGGGGTGGACTGCAGAGCTTGCTATTGGGAACATCGTGAGGCGCATTTTCCATATTATTAGGGAAGAGGAGCTTTCACTTCAAGTTGAAGGGTTGTCTTTATCCACTCAAGGCAGGGATAGAGATCGTGATGAGGAAGACGATAAAGCGTTCCTCTCGTCTGCCGCGACTTCTCAAAGACTTCTGCGTTCACCTTCATTGGCTGATCTTCTTGGGAGCAGAGCCGCTATGGCACCAGCTTCATCGAATCAAGAAATCCAGGGGAAAGGCAAGTTCGAGCAATCCCTGTagtctatatatataaaattctaACACGTAATTAAATCTTAGTTTGGCATTGTAAAATATGTATGTTTCTTTGCTAAATGCCAAATTTTCTTTGTAGCTGATAAAAGTCCAAGTAGCTGGACATTGAAGCACAATGTCATAGAGGCAGTTAATGACCTCATTGAAGATATAATAACTTGCCATGAACAGATTGCGGATCTGGCGGTGGAGCTTATACATCAAAAGTAATTTTCCCTTAAACCGTGAACATGTTTTTGCTACTGAGTTTCTTCAATTGAAACTATCTCCCTGATTGTTTTATTTTCTACTCATGCTCTTCTTGTTTCTGACATGTAGCATTTAGTGATGTTATTCTCTAGCTTCAAAACTTTTTGATGCCATGGAATTTACGTGGAAAAGTCAAGTAGATAAGAATTTACATGGAAAAATCCATAAAACGGTTGTTATATACTGTTGGTCTTACATCCCCCAACAAATTGGTTTGGCCGGAATGTTCCGAATTAGTAAATATGTGCCTTAAATATTTACCGAATTCACATTGATAGAACAAGCCAAAGAGCTGATATGGATTGGCTTTGCAGCTGTAACTCATAACCCATGATTCTTAACATTTTGAAGTGGAGATTTTTATTCCTCTTGGTTAAATGGAAACTTGATACGGTAGTCTCTATGCATAGACATGCCTCTTGCGATAGACAATTGAACTTTGTATATTTGTGTTTCTTATGAATATCTGATTTTCCTTCCCGGCTTCATTACAAATGCATCTACTTTTCAGTGAGGTGGTACTAACCTTAGGTCAGTCAAGAACCGTGAAAAAGTTCCTATGTGCTGCGAAGAAGAAACGATCATTCCAGGTCTTTGTTGCTGAGGGTGCTCCAAAGTCTGTGCATGATCATACCTAGTAGTTGGTTAATTGATCTTCCCCTCTTTTGTTTTGATCTATTGCTTACTTGGTATTGCTTAGGTATCTGGGTCATGTTCTTGCAAAAGCGTTGGCTGCAAAAGGTTTGCAAACTACAATGATTACCGACTCTTCAGTTTTCGCCATGATTTCACGAGTAAACGTTGTGAGTGTTCACTTTTCTTGCTCTTTTTCTTTGATGTAAAATTTGCCcctatttttttaaaacttcGCGTACAGGTCATAGTCGGGGTTCATGCCGTGATGGCCAATGGTGGGATCATAGCTCCTGTTGGGACGAATATGGTTGCACTTGCTGCAAAAAAGCATGCTGTTCCGTTTGTTGTGGTTGCTGGCACTCATAAGGTATATGTATAATCGCACTTGAACACATTAACATGTGCTTCTCCTAATTTTTTCCTTAatgtatttttgtttgttttgcagtTGTGTCCACTATATCCTAATAATCCAGAGGTTTTGCTGAATGATATGAGATGCCCATCAGAACTCTTATCTTTTGGGGAATTCTCAGATTTCGTGGATTTTAGTATCGGCAGTGGAGCTTCTCTTCTTAACATTGTTAATCCTGCATTTGATTATGTGCCACCAGAGCTAGTCAGCCTTTTTGTTACTGAAATGTAAGACCATTTTTTCCCATCACTACAACTACAATCTTTCTGGTCAACACACAATTGGCTTTACATTCTATCTGGACGTTTAGTTTGCTTTAGttgcctttgttttttttttttttttccagaaatagTATTACTAAACATGCTCTTGCGTGTTCACCATTGGACAATTTCAGTTGCCCCATCACAGCTGGTTGAAATAAAGTGTCCAGCTATGATGGATGGCGAGCTAAAAAATATTGCTTATTTCAACGAATTGCTTACCCCTTTCACAGTTCAAATTTATGTGCTCtgcatcttttgtttttctctgaCCTATAAGATAAATTCATCTTACTTGTGGTGTTTTCAAGATTCTTGTGTACGTTCTCATTGTTCTAACTTCGTACGCAGAGGGGGGCACAATCCATCATATATCTATAGGCTCATTTCAGATTTTTACTGTGCTGATGATTTGCCTCGACAACAAAAACCGGCTTCTTGAATTGAATTCTCTAATTCCATGCAGTCGAGATATATTTCCTTTTTATTATGTATGTTCGAGATACTAGTATTCTTTTCGGCATTCTGATTTTGTCTTACATTGTATTTCATCCCCTATTATTAGTTCttgatatttttcttgtttcttttgtttaacGATTTAATCCACATTAGAGTAGTGGAACTTGCTTTGAAGATCATTTTTTATTGCGCCAAAAGTTGTCCACTACGCGTGCTGGAGATATATTTGTGTGCAATGTTGCTTCCTAGGAAGTCCCCTACTCCCCTACACTAGTGTGCAATGTAGCTTCCTAGGAAGTCCCCTACTCCCCTACACTACCAGTGAGTACTTGAAAAAGGCAAGTTGTAATGGTCTTATGACGTGTCTGCCTGCGTGTTTTATAATTCTTACTGTTCTAGGTTTTTCATACATAGGATAGGAAGCCAGGGAGAAGCGGGTTTGAACCCTGACTTGAATGTGGGTTGCTCACTACCACTGAAGTTACGACCATATATGCATGCTATTTGTTTAATGTTTAACTGTATTAGGGTTCTTACTTGGTTTTTCTTAATATTTTGGCGGCAGCACGTAAAACCCAGGAAACTAATACAGTTATAGAAAATGTTAACTCAATTTCGGAAAAATATTTGCTTATTTAAAAGTCCTCATCGTAAAAATGATTCAATTGTCTATTTAACTAAGAAAAGGGAATGTCCCACTGATGTCATGCCAAGAAAAGTATATATATGAAGTAGAAACTGATGCAATTTCAGGACAATATATTtagtattttcctttttttttttcataacaaAACAAGGTATCTgacttgataaaaaaaaaaaaaatcgatagAGGTAGTACAAGAtcataaaagaataaaagataTATTTTCTACTTGTTTGATCAAGAAGAGGTAGCACACGCAAGAGCATTGGGCACGCGAGTAATGGTGGGCTTCACGTTAGAACATTGAGAGGTAAGAGGGCCTTTATTTCCGTTGTAGGTGAGATCGATGTCAGCCAATTCCACATTCTCACACGGTATGCCACCGCTGCATACAATCTGGACTGCAAGGGGAGTTGCAGATGAGCCCTTAATGTTTTTAAAGCTGACATTGCTGATCTTAACTTTTGATGGAACGTTCTGTTTACACTGGTTCCACGGGCAGTACTGTTGGTCTATGAGGACAGGATTGCTGACATTGACCATGATAATATCTTCAAAATGCATATCTGATGCAATACCATCCGAAGGAGAAGCAGGCCATGTCTTGATTCTCACACCGTTGGATGTATTAGTCAAGGTGCAGTTCTTAACTCTGATTCCAACCACAGGTTCTTCATTCGGATACCTTCCAAGACTTCCAACGCTTATGCCATGGCCTGGTCCACAAGTCACCCTAGTTATGGTGATTTCTTTGTTTCCATCGCCAATGGAAACACAGTCATCCCCAGTTCCAATGTGTGCATCAGTAATGTTGATTCCAGTTGAACGCCCGATATGGATTCCATCTGTATTTATGCTCTCCCCCGGTGCCGTGACATTGACACGTTGGAATGTGACATTGTGGCACCCCAAAACGTTGATGTGGAAATTCTTGCTGTCGAGGGAAGTTATGTCCTGAATTGTGGAATTGGTAACGAAGTTGAACCTCATATTGATGGCAATAGATTTgcaatctttgtttttgttgCAGTCATTTTTCTTCCAAGCAAGTGCTCCTTGGCCGTCAAAAGTTCCACCACCTGATACGGTAAGCTTGTTGACGTGGTCAAAACCAACCCAAGTATCCGGTCTGGTAAGTTTGCCGCCGTCTGCTGGAGCTGTTAATTTCCCTTGTACTTGAATCTCAATAGGAGCCTTGCAAGGACCTTTGAAACTTGCTTCTGTTAACATGTACGTCCCACTTGGAACAACAACCTTACTCGGTGCCGGTGATGCACACGCATCAATCCAAGCCTTTGCTAAAGCGTGCGTGATATCAGAGCCGGGCTTTGCACCATATGTCGCACTCGTGACATCGAACACACCTGGCTCAGCTTGAGTTTTAGATGCTGACAATAAGAACAAGAACGCTGCCAGGATATTCAATTTTCGAGCCATCTTGATTTTTCACttggttattttctttttgattAATGGAAGAATGATGAAACAACATTTGGATTTCAGGTGAATTTATAGTCCTACCTGAAGGGTCAACACCATCAAAATGACCAACCAAACTGGCTATTTTTATATATGTCCTTAGGCAGTTGAATTGTAGCTCAACTTCTATCCTATAATTAGTAAACTGTTTAGCGCATCACCAACAAAGCGCAGATGTCCAACGGAAGACAGCTTTATGCTGCATGGATTCCTTAAAAAGCATCAATGCCAACATGATTTAGGAAGTACCAATTCCCTTACAACATTGATGACCTATTTGATCCCCTTTTTCGTAACTGAAAATGTCCTGCAGCGTcaacatttcatattttttgagttttagcTGAATAATTACCAGTC
Proteins encoded in this window:
- the LOC126595333 gene encoding uncharacterized protein LOC126595333 translates to MEDQTGIVIRKIVNNDGVMENINILRRKNQKTRRLRGHDDIVTASFYEEMTFWCSYDLEGFGLIMADVQGLVNELATSLRKRKVEGSRETARLTAELLRTVISAQKLPSPTNQAAALIAAVRGVGQRLIAANPVELAIGNIVRRIFHIIREEELSLQVEGLSLSTQGRDRDRDEEDDKAFLSSAATSQRLLRSPSLADLLGSRAAMAPASSNQEIQGKADKSPSSWTLKHNVIEAVNDLIEDIITCHEQIADLAVELIHQNEVVLTLGQSRTVKKFLCAAKKKRSFQVFVAEGAPKYLGHVLAKALAAKGLQTTMITDSSVFAMISRVNVVIVGVHAVMANGGIIAPVGTNMVALAAKKHAVPFVVVAGTHKLCPLYPNNPEVLLNDMRCPSELLSFGEFSDFVDFSIGSGASLLNIVNPAFDYVPPELVSLFVTEIGGHNPSYIYRLISDFYCADDLPRQQKPAS
- the LOC126597054 gene encoding exopolygalacturonase-like, whose product is MARKLNILAAFLFLLSASKTQAEPGVFDVTSATYGAKPGSDITHALAKAWIDACASPAPSKVVVPSGTYMLTEASFKGPCKAPIEIQVQGKLTAPADGGKLTRPDTWVGFDHVNKLTVSGGGTFDGQGALAWKKNDCNKNKDCKSIAINMRFNFVTNSTIQDITSLDSKNFHINVLGCHNVTFQRVNVTAPGESINTDGIHIGRSTGINITDAHIGTGDDCVSIGDGNKEITITRVTCGPGHGISVGSLGRYPNEEPVVGIRVKNCTLTNTSNGVRIKTWPASPSDGIASDMHFEDIIMVNVSNPVLIDQQYCPWNQCKQNVPSKVKISNVSFKNIKGSSATPLAVQIVCSGGIPCENVELADIDLTYNGNKGPLTSQCSNVKPTITRVPNALACATSS